The following coding sequences lie in one Macadamia integrifolia cultivar HAES 741 unplaced genomic scaffold, SCU_Mint_v3 scaffold1073, whole genome shotgun sequence genomic window:
- the LOC122062568 gene encoding uncharacterized protein LOC122062568, translating to MEDIQAEIDRDGINDVVFAKEADAKTRYLKALENYEKLWAEKSRSRWREQGDRCSKLFHISVKMRRLKNSIKALKKDDGALISDKVQIEEYVSEYFELFHKEGALSLDKFRPLCMGNFLCKIISKILASARISVLLNGGPVRYFVIERGLRQGDPISPMLFIIAEEVLCRGLSELVASKSIKALPGPRGAITPTHILFANDVFIFSNASIRKQSIIEEFGIPICNFPTCYLGVEIFKGRIKKESLLPIMDRVKGRLAGWKGKIMSMAGRLELVRSVILGMMNHSSVVRWWPSTLIAIMEMWMKNFIWTGEVDSAKNITVRWDVCCRPKDEGGLGLRRLRDINKAMLCNMVWRVRHEKSTACNFLRARFLRSDGSFKSSYKSSSIWPGFRKMWDFMSSKEAWLIGNGENIKFWTDNWLGNKSILGMFDLEDGPGSPFKGKVSDFIENHHWKLPNVRSPLLQSIFEKIRDTKIPSYACEDMCLWSLSSDGSSSSNSAWNDIRSTNPKVPWATLI from the exons ATGGAGGATATTCAGGCTGAAATTGATAGAGATGGTATAAACGATGTGGTTTTTGCAAAAGAGGCGGATGCTAAGACCAGGTATCTCAAGGCTcttgaaaattatgaaaaattatgggctgaaaaatcTCGATCCAGGTGGAGGGAACAAGGTGACAGATGCTCTAAATTATTTCATATCTCTGTGAAGATGAGAAGATTAAAAAATTCCATCAAGGCCCTGAAGAAGGATGATGGGGCACTGATTTCTGACAAGGTGCAAATTGAGGAATACGTTTCTGAATATTTTGAGCTTTTTCATAAAG AGGGGGCGTTATCTCTGGACAAATTCAGGCCTCTGTGTATGGGAAATTTCTTGTGTAAAATTATCTCAAAG ATTCTTGCATCTGCCAGAATCTCAGTTCTTCTTAACGGTGGCCCGGTTAGGTACTTTGTCATTGAGAGGGGTCTGCGGCAAGGTGATCCGATCTCCCCTATGCTGTTTATTATTGCCGAAGAAGTTCTGTGTAGAGGTCTATCTGAGCTGGTAGCTTCTAAGAGCATTAAGGCTCTCCCAGGTCCTCGTGGTGCTATTACCCCTACCCACATCCTTTTTGCTAATGATGTTTTCATCTTCTCGAATGCTTCCATCAG GAAGCAGAGCATTATTGAAGAGTTTGGTATTCCCATCTGTAATTTCCCCACCTGCTATTTGGGTGTTGAAATTTTTAAGGGAAGGATAAAGAAGGAGTCTCTTCTCCCTATTATGGACAGAGTTAAAGGTCGGCTGGCTGGgtggaaaggaaaaattatgTCGATGGCTGGAAGATTAGAATTGGTCCGCTCTGTCATTTTGGGAATGATGAATCATAgctctgttgtccgttggtggCCATCAACCCTTATTGCTATCATGGAAatgtggatgaagaacttcatctGGACTGGTGAGGTTGATTCTGCAAAAAATATCACAGTCCGATGGGATGTGTGTTGTAGGCCCAAGGATGAAGGAGGGTTGGGGTTGCGTAGGCTCAGGGACATAAATAAAGCAATGCTATGCAATATGGTCTGGAGGGTAAGACATGAGAAATCTACAGCCTGCAACTTCCTAAGGGCGAGATTTCTTAGGAGTGATGgatctttcaaatcaagctatAAGTCCTCCTCTATTTGGCCAGGATTTAGAAAGATGTGGGATTTTATGTCCTCAAAAGAAGCTTGGCTGATAGGAAATGGCGAAAATATAAAATTCTGGACTGATAACTGGTTGGGAAATAAATCCATCCTGGGAATGTTCGATCTCGAGGATGGTCCTGGTTCCCCCTTCAAGGGCAAGGTTAGTGACTTTATTGAAAATCACCATTGGAAATTGCCTAATGTCAGATCACCCTTATTGCAAAGCATATTTGAAAAGATCCGAGATACCAAAATTCCTTCGTATGCCTGTGAGGACATGTGCTTATGGAGTTTGTCTTCTGACGGAAGTTCTAGCTCTAACTCTGCCTGGAATGATATCAGGAGCACCAATCCTAAAGTTCCATGGGCTACTCTGatctag